A genomic window from Malassezia vespertilionis chromosome 6, complete sequence includes:
- a CDS encoding uncharacterized protein (EggNog:ENOG503NZCB; COG:J; BUSCO:EOG092643JW), with amino-acid sequence MFRVAVGAGRLQPPVCSVALVQTAPFHASAFALESKRRRASRLRRTANVAQRDVKERLFEMTKPDPVLAHQLNDEGYEYWKQSELAKLILSKEEVWGFTEDRRGKLVPVAPASHPDDAKVDAEASQFGGPRRMNFGLTSSNRKMLFQSLPRVMAEDRVLDASSIHIAAEEGAAKLAEELAHYELEQQQNVSTLARILDLRNASGKGIQVENTRRIIAHFGARDDGRGPNTGSPEVQAAVLTYRIRNLAEHLRDARHDNSNRRSMTILIHQRARILRYLKLRDPIRYQNFLPRIGVEARAVEGELIVPGKPKVKRI; translated from the coding sequence ATGTTTCGTGTAGCTGTCGGTGCTGGGCGCCTGCAGCCACCCGTATGCAGCGTAGCACTTGTACAGACAGCTCCATTTCATGCGTCTGCATTTGCACTGGagagcaagcggcggcgcgcgtcacGCTTGCGTCGGACAGCGAacgtggcgcagcgcgacgtcAAAGAGCGCCTATTCGAAATGACAAAGCCAGACCCAGTTTTGGCGCACCAGCTGAACGATGAAGGGTATGAATATTGGAAACAGTCCGAGCTTGCAAAGCTTATTTTATCCAAGGAAGAGGTATGGGGCTTTACAGAAGATCGCCGCGGTAAACTGGTGCCTGTAGCGCCTGCATCCCACCCCGACGATGCAAAAGTGGATGCTGAGGCGAGTCAGTTTGGCGGGCCGCGCCGGATGAATTTTGGCTTGACTTCTTCCAACCGAAAAATGCTCTTCCAGTCGCTGCCCCGTGTCATGGCCGAGGACCGTGTCTTGGACGCGTCGAGTATTCACATCGCCGCTGAAGAAGGCGCCGCGAAACTTGCTGAAGAGCTTGCGCATTACGAGttggagcagcagcagaaTGTTTCCACGCTTGCGCGGATACTGGAtctgcgcaatgcaagcgGAAAAGGAATTCAAGTGGAAAATACGCGGCGCATCATTGCGCatttcggcgcgcgcgacgacggTCGTGGGCCGAACACGGGCTCGCCTGAAGTGCAGGCCGCCGTACTTACATACCGTATTCGCAACCTGGCTGAGCACCTGCGTGACGCGCGACACGACAATAGCAATCGGCGCTCGATGACAATCCTGATTCatcagcgcgcgcgcatcctgcgcTACTTGAAATTGCGGGATCCGATCCGCTATCAAAACTTTCTTCCCCGCATTGGCGTCGAAGCGCGTGCCGTGGAAGGAGAACTCATTGTTCCTGGCAAGCCCAAGGTAAAGCGTATTTAG